The proteins below come from a single Rickettsiales bacterium genomic window:
- a CDS encoding peptidylprolyl isomerase, translating into MRAVTLSGFSQDAAVHKMRRFAALAVLLAAGLSATAAWSEPSGGVKVVAIVNDQIISSIDLDDRIRLVMAMTGIADTDENRARLAPQILRQLVDEKLQLQDAATEGVTVDDAKVNDTIARIEKQNGKAPGSLEQFLDDKHAPKASFVAQIKAQAAWAEIVMKKVRPGIRISDQEVAHYTQRKTSAENSGSDHNSGELAGNGEGPKVGQVMIATILLPIDSPKNEVSVRRAAEKLAEEIHAGASFDAIASQFSSGARGARSTEPFWVEASQLDPAIGTALAKLKKGGVSGPVKTESGYQIIRLVDVDKKQEEAKPAPVASAPAKPLSNVELAFRQIILSARQKAGNWRAQLMKASKSAAQTPNLCVAKNINAGDARNIEVGTTFMRRMSNDMPANVRDVLLGLKVGGVSAPIATESGVRIYALCERAEAPVSKQQAENNEEVPSASDEAIRQAIFSEKLELEAQKYMRNLRREAFVDIRGM; encoded by the coding sequence ATGCGTGCTGTTACCCTGTCCGGATTTTCCCAAGATGCCGCTGTTCATAAGATGAGGCGCTTTGCAGCCCTGGCGGTTTTGCTGGCTGCCGGTCTTTCGGCTACCGCAGCCTGGAGCGAGCCCAGTGGCGGCGTTAAAGTTGTTGCTATCGTGAACGACCAGATTATCTCTTCCATCGACCTTGACGACCGTATCCGGCTTGTCATGGCGATGACCGGCATCGCGGATACGGATGAAAACCGTGCCCGTCTTGCCCCGCAGATTCTGCGTCAGCTGGTGGACGAGAAACTGCAGTTGCAGGATGCGGCTACCGAAGGGGTCACCGTGGATGACGCCAAGGTGAACGATACGATTGCACGTATTGAAAAGCAGAACGGTAAAGCACCAGGCAGTCTGGAGCAGTTCCTGGATGATAAGCACGCTCCCAAGGCCTCTTTTGTGGCACAGATCAAGGCACAGGCAGCGTGGGCAGAGATCGTGATGAAGAAAGTCCGCCCGGGTATCCGTATCAGTGACCAGGAAGTTGCCCATTATACGCAGCGCAAAACCTCGGCGGAGAATAGTGGCAGTGACCATAACAGCGGCGAGCTTGCCGGTAATGGGGAAGGCCCCAAGGTTGGGCAGGTTATGATCGCGACGATTCTGCTCCCGATCGATTCTCCCAAGAATGAAGTTTCCGTGCGCCGTGCGGCGGAAAAGCTGGCAGAGGAAATTCATGCCGGCGCAAGTTTCGATGCGATTGCGTCTCAGTTCTCCTCGGGTGCGCGCGGTGCGCGTTCAACGGAGCCTTTCTGGGTGGAGGCTTCACAGCTCGATCCGGCTATCGGCACCGCACTTGCTAAACTTAAAAAAGGCGGTGTAAGTGGACCTGTGAAGACGGAAAGCGGTTACCAGATTATCCGGCTGGTAGATGTGGATAAAAAACAGGAAGAGGCAAAACCGGCGCCGGTTGCGAGCGCTCCTGCCAAGCCTTTATCTAATGTTGAGTTGGCGTTCCGGCAGATTATCCTCAGCGCCAGGCAGAAAGCAGGAAACTGGCGGGCCCAGTTGATGAAGGCCAGTAAATCGGCAGCCCAGACCCCGAATCTTTGCGTAGCCAAGAATATTAATGCGGGGGATGCACGTAATATAGAAGTGGGCACTACGTTCATGCGCCGCATGTCGAACGATATGCCAGCGAATGTGCGCGACGTTCTGCTGGGGCTTAAAGTAGGCGGTGTTTCCGCTCCTATTGCCACCGAAAGCGGTGTGCGGATTTATGCTTTGTGCGAACGTGCGGAAGCTCCTGTTTCCAAGCAACAGGCTGAAAATAATGAGGAAGTTCCTTCCGCTTCGGATGAGGCGATACGACAGGCGATATTTAGTGAGAAGCTCGAACTGGAAGCACAGAAATATATGCGCAACCTGCGTAGGGAAGCGTTTGTCGATATAAGAGGAATGTAG
- the lptD gene encoding LPS assembly protein LptD: MSVGQKYVVSACVLALAVFGSVSARALESYGVSNKQPVMLTAQAIGYDEHTGTAVAAGHVEVVQGDTIILADKVSYNQRTDTVYATGHVSVLEPGGDVLFAKELALKQSLEKGVVKEFRARLKDNSLFAAREAQKISKNVTKLKDAVYSPCQVCAVKPGEPPQSPLWQMSAQDVTIDENIKRVKYHNAFMDVYGVPVLYTPYFSHPTPDAPGQSGLLMPQYYHDSTIGNVVKQPVYLSLEPNMDMTLTPWYIGGENGPMLQAEFRHMTENAYYEIHGAIINAYNRDSAGNIVSGTEVRDYIDAHGTMKLSEHWNSGIDMERTSDNTFLALYGIGWQDMLTSRLYAERINDRDYALVESLAFQGLQPQDISNQSPYILPQAEMHVESAPFSNHSRLMLDSSALVLERQVGDSDQRVSSTASWKLPYVTRDGQVMDLGASVRGDAYNIVNQTVNPTTGETFSGTQARVIPEVDFDWRYPFINRLGDGKSLMIAPIVEAAASPNRHMPTTIPNEDSQISELSDINLFSNNRFTGLDQLESGMRGTYGTRGQLQFADDEYIQWLAGQAYEDNPQNPFPIASSTRAHYSDYVGRLALKYGGFDAAYSFRLDRETLSPISNEIVSSLSLAPVTVNATFISLHNEPLFGDRKSIFGDTSVDLTKHWTWSVSGRKDLGSNATTSTATTANSSAFNLLNPSQGTVGLGTGLIFHNECMTVNTSIGRSYITVQDVKPSTTFSVMVVLQSFGGGSTPSYTPGAGSIIPVNEPAPVSDINDKTLFNDTTPPQLN; encoded by the coding sequence CGAGCATACAGGCACGGCGGTGGCGGCCGGGCATGTGGAAGTGGTGCAGGGGGATACGATTATCCTTGCGGACAAGGTTTCCTACAATCAGCGCACGGACACGGTTTATGCGACCGGGCATGTCAGTGTGCTGGAGCCAGGCGGCGATGTGCTGTTTGCCAAGGAACTGGCGCTCAAACAATCGCTGGAGAAGGGTGTCGTCAAGGAATTCCGCGCACGCCTGAAAGATAATTCGCTGTTTGCCGCGCGCGAGGCGCAGAAAATCAGCAAGAATGTCACCAAACTCAAGGACGCGGTTTATTCCCCCTGCCAGGTCTGCGCCGTCAAGCCCGGAGAGCCGCCGCAGTCACCGTTATGGCAGATGTCCGCGCAGGATGTCACGATCGATGAGAATATCAAGCGCGTGAAGTATCATAATGCGTTTATGGATGTATATGGCGTTCCTGTGCTTTATACGCCGTATTTCTCGCACCCGACACCGGACGCTCCCGGCCAGTCAGGGCTGCTCATGCCGCAATACTACCATGACAGCACGATCGGCAACGTCGTCAAGCAGCCGGTTTACCTGAGCCTTGAGCCGAATATGGATATGACGCTCACGCCCTGGTATATCGGCGGCGAAAACGGTCCCATGCTGCAGGCGGAGTTCCGTCATATGACCGAGAACGCCTATTATGAAATCCACGGTGCTATCATTAACGCCTATAACCGCGATTCCGCGGGCAATATCGTTTCCGGGACGGAAGTACGCGATTATATCGACGCGCACGGTACCATGAAGCTCAGCGAGCACTGGAATTCCGGCATCGACATGGAGCGCACGAGCGATAATACATTCCTGGCGTTATACGGTATCGGCTGGCAGGACATGCTGACTTCACGTCTGTATGCGGAGCGGATTAACGACCGCGATTATGCTCTTGTGGAGAGTCTGGCGTTCCAGGGACTGCAGCCGCAGGATATCTCCAACCAATCGCCCTATATCTTGCCTCAGGCCGAAATGCATGTTGAAAGCGCGCCGTTTTCCAATCATTCCAGGCTGATGCTGGATAGCAGTGCGCTCGTGCTGGAACGCCAGGTGGGCGACAGCGACCAGCGAGTCTCCAGCACGGCAAGCTGGAAACTGCCTTACGTCACACGTGATGGGCAAGTAATGGATCTTGGAGCGTCCGTGCGCGGGGATGCCTATAACATTGTGAATCAGACGGTAAATCCCACGACAGGTGAGACTTTCAGCGGTACGCAGGCACGCGTGATTCCGGAAGTGGATTTCGACTGGCGCTATCCGTTTATTAACCGGCTCGGGGATGGCAAGAGCCTTATGATCGCTCCGATCGTGGAAGCGGCCGCAAGCCCTAACCGGCATATGCCGACCACGATTCCCAACGAGGATAGCCAGATATCTGAATTGAGCGATATCAATCTGTTCTCCAATAACCGTTTTACCGGGCTGGACCAGCTTGAATCCGGCATGCGCGGAACCTACGGCACGCGCGGGCAGCTGCAATTTGCAGATGATGAATATATCCAATGGCTGGCCGGCCAGGCTTATGAGGATAACCCGCAGAATCCTTTCCCGATCGCCAGCTCGACGCGGGCGCATTATTCCGATTATGTGGGAAGGCTTGCGCTGAAATATGGCGGGTTCGACGCGGCATACAGTTTCCGGCTTGACCGCGAAACGCTGAGCCCCATCAGCAACGAAATCGTTTCCAGCCTTTCCCTTGCCCCCGTTACCGTGAATGCAACGTTTATCTCTCTGCATAACGAGCCGTTGTTCGGTGACCGTAAATCGATTTTCGGCGATACTTCCGTCGATCTGACAAAGCACTGGACATGGAGTGTTTCTGGCCGTAAGGATCTTGGCAGTAACGCAACAACGTCAACCGCAACCACCGCGAACAGTTCCGCTTTCAACCTGCTTAATCCTTCGCAGGGGACGGTCGGTCTGGGTACGGGGCTGATTTTCCATAATGAATGCATGACGGTTAATACTTCCATCGGCCGCAGCTATATCACCGTACAGGATGTCAAGCCTTCCACAACCTTCTCGGTCATGGTGGTGCTGCAAAGCTTCGGCGGCGGCTCTACACCCAGCTATACTCCCGGCGCGGGCAGCATCATTCCCGTGAATGAACCTGCGCCTGTTTCCGATATTAATGATAAAACCCTGTTTAACGATACGACTCCACCCCAACTCAATTGA
- a CDS encoding RlmE family RNA methyltransferase, with translation MTKKPSDKSSRGLSVRVKTARGRSVSSSRWLQRQLNDPYVAQAKKDGYRSRAAYKLTELDEKFQFLKAGKQVVDLGAAPGGWSQVAVAKCGEGNVVGIDLLEISPVPGATLLQMDFMDDAAPQALKDLMGEADIVLSDMAPNASGQPSLDHLRIVLLVEAAFEFAMEVLKPGGVFVAKVWQGGTENKLLERMKKHFVSVKHAKPKASRQDSAETFVVATGFRP, from the coding sequence ATGACCAAGAAACCATCCGATAAATCTTCCCGTGGCCTATCGGTGCGCGTTAAAACGGCACGCGGCCGGAGTGTTTCGTCTTCGCGGTGGCTGCAGCGCCAGCTGAACGATCCGTATGTGGCGCAGGCTAAAAAGGACGGGTATCGTTCACGCGCGGCTTATAAACTTACTGAACTTGATGAGAAATTCCAGTTCCTGAAGGCCGGAAAGCAGGTTGTGGATCTGGGGGCCGCGCCGGGCGGATGGTCGCAGGTGGCGGTTGCCAAATGCGGGGAAGGTAATGTGGTGGGGATCGACCTGCTGGAGATTTCGCCTGTCCCTGGGGCGACGCTGCTGCAGATGGATTTCATGGACGATGCAGCCCCGCAGGCGTTGAAAGATCTGATGGGGGAGGCGGATATTGTGTTGTCCGATATGGCTCCGAACGCGTCCGGTCAGCCGAGCCTGGATCATTTGCGGATCGTGCTGCTGGTCGAAGCGGCGTTTGAATTTGCCATGGAAGTGCTGAAACCGGGTGGGGTATTCGTTGCCAAGGTATGGCAGGGCGGTACGGAAAATAAGTTGCTGGAACGTATGAAGAAACACTTTGTTTCGGTGAAGCACGCCAAGCCGAAGGCTTCGCGGCAGGATTCGGCGGAAACCTTTGTGGTTGCCACAGGGTTTCGGCCATAA